A section of the Vicinamibacteria bacterium genome encodes:
- a CDS encoding PQQ-binding-like beta-propeller repeat protein: GEAGHDTWPGETWRTGGAPVWITGSFEPEENTTYWGTGNAAPWMGDARPGDNLYSSSVVAIEADSGKLTGHHQYHWNDSWDWDEVSAPLIIDVEREGRIVPSLVHPARNGYLWLLEHRAGAISFVDAWPFVFQDVFASLDPESGRPEYHPDKKPGIDRSATFCPSHWGGKNWPPAAYNPVTELLYVPANENLCVTMEGEKVTYSPGERFMGVRVQRNRGLSLREGATHVGELQAWSLSRGQRVWTKTFDSVNWGGVLTTGGGLVFAGGTSDRFFRAFDAETGELLWQQRTSSGITGIPSSFAVDGVQYIAVQSGWGIDAHKMQSGLDALRGKPSDVPQGGVLWVFSLRE; encoded by the coding sequence GGGCGAGGCGGGTCACGATACCTGGCCCGGGGAGACCTGGCGCACGGGGGGCGCACCAGTTTGGATCACCGGAAGCTTCGAGCCCGAGGAGAACACCACGTATTGGGGAACGGGCAATGCGGCCCCCTGGATGGGCGACGCTCGGCCGGGCGACAATCTTTACTCGAGCTCCGTCGTTGCCATCGAAGCGGATTCCGGAAAGCTCACCGGCCATCATCAATATCATTGGAACGACTCTTGGGATTGGGACGAGGTCTCGGCGCCCCTCATCATCGACGTCGAAAGAGAAGGCCGAATCGTCCCGAGCCTCGTCCATCCGGCGCGCAACGGCTACCTCTGGCTCCTGGAACATCGTGCCGGCGCGATTTCCTTCGTCGATGCCTGGCCGTTCGTGTTTCAGGACGTGTTCGCCTCGCTCGATCCCGAGTCCGGCCGACCCGAGTATCACCCCGACAAGAAACCGGGTATCGATCGATCGGCGACGTTTTGCCCATCTCACTGGGGCGGGAAGAACTGGCCTCCCGCGGCGTACAATCCCGTCACCGAGCTCCTCTACGTCCCCGCCAACGAGAATCTTTGCGTCACGATGGAAGGCGAGAAAGTGACTTACTCCCCCGGCGAGCGCTTCATGGGCGTGCGCGTCCAGCGGAACCGTGGGCTGTCGCTTCGAGAGGGAGCGACTCATGTGGGCGAGCTCCAGGCATGGAGCCTCAGCCGGGGACAAAGGGTTTGGACCAAAACGTTCGACTCGGTCAACTGGGGCGGCGTTCTGACGACCGGCGGCGGGCTGGTCTTTGCCGGCGGGACGAGTGACCGTTTTTTCCGAGCGTTCGATGCGGAGACGGGAGAGCTCTTGTGGCAGCAACGAACGAGCTCGGGCATCACTGGCATTCCCTCTTCGTTCGCCGTCGACGGGGTTCAATACATCGCGGTCCAGTCCGGGTGGGGCATCGACGCCCACAAGATGCAATCGGGATTGGATGCGCTGCGCGGTAAGCCCAGTGACGTTCCGCAAGGAGGAGTACTCTGGGTGTTTTCTCTTCGTGAGTAG